A region from the Melioribacter roseus P3M-2 genome encodes:
- a CDS encoding T9SS type A sorting domain-containing protein encodes MATLVNEEKIPGNYEVEFNASNLPSGTYFCRMQAGNYSETKKMVLMR; translated from the coding sequence ATTGCAACTCTTGTTAACGAAGAAAAAATCCCAGGCAATTACGAAGTAGAATTCAATGCTTCAAATCTGCCAAGCGGGACTTACTTCTGCAGAATGCAGGCTGGGAATTATTCTGAAACTAAGAAGATGGTGCTGAT